In the Anastrepha obliqua isolate idAnaObli1 chromosome 1, idAnaObli1_1.0, whole genome shotgun sequence genome, one interval contains:
- the LOC129242086 gene encoding nuclear pore complex protein Nup98-Nup96 yields MFGGTKPTFGTTTAGTGFGGFSSTTTSSPFGQSAFGKPAPSAFGAAPTFGTQQQTPSLFGANTAQTQSTGLFGAANTTASAFGATTTAQPGFGGFQQTTQGASMFGSAQPAANTSSLFGQSTPSAFGSAVKPGTLGGFGQTATQPTTSLFGQQAAATSTPGFGTFGQAQPTTSNVFGSGTTMMMGANAGTSIAKYQPTIGTDTLMKGGQPNTVNTKQHCITAMKEYEGKSLEELRLEDYMANRKGPQAGTSGASSGFFGSTTQPTSTGTGLFGATAQPTTGLFGQTATTTTENKGLFGASAFGQTNSAFGATTQQNSFLGKPFGAPAATGFGAATTDSSNLFGAKPAFGQTQPSLFGQTSTATTAPAFGQTSTGFGGFGTAAPAQQTSLFGAPAADANKPAFGLGTSTATNTGFGGFGAAATSTAGTGLFGTKPAATAFGAAPPFGATSQANTGFTNFSLGNPTGGLFNSTLNKPATSGFGAFGTQTSTAPLNFNSGSTAPSLFGNASTKPGGLFGTSLGQGTTNPTGALFGGGGANAFGTGTTLGGAFGSSTLGGGNMTLGGLGGGQQQQVAPIHQQILSKVTSPYGDNPIFKDLKRSDETDATRATNPAAQKAILESTLTQFKVSTRSSPSVVRVKPITSALTKKSLFEGLEEFDSSVETFSLKPNAKRLIIKPKPANAVVGSNANISPTRQTGLQDSLSSGVQRQVGGMTQSPTSSALRNESFSGQIMLDPPTSQGGKSAAYPALPTAVQDGRESDIGRRESWLHPNNVEKMRQQNLNNSIDGAMPLNSTLSELVPRKPLETYRSTSTGATGTPTGRSPAPTSLENPFDEQTSRDVSRRELPESHEESLFSNRSYGVDERSIVEETSGVHEEHPTGITLRRIGYYTIPSLDDLKSYLAEDGSCVVPNFTVGREGYGNVYFGKEMDVAGLNLDEIVHFRNKEIIIYPDDDNKPPVGSGLNREAQVTLDQVWPHDKTRHEPIKDPVRLADMDWEGKLRRVCDKNDTRFIEYRPEMGSWVFRVKHFSKYGLNDSDEEDEAVPTDPKKAKMGAPGAPGGTAVPAGQGAKAKTTTTDKITMASLKNAQKISEDAARALDPKSLTAGATNFYPMDESAEFMLIDKTQFLQANGNDFSLYEQQQIPRVTSPTAFLAREAGTDAHKLQLMKASFFGDDDFDNKSVGARDEVENSCDYNRNQSRRAGLFGKKMQDLHASTQSLWKEVGHGGALSEASSQLDFVVQPSPLPPSSSASVMSLMREIDTEASTPGLGSDSAVVAPLVRIPEFSIKPKMASIKVMAHQVPIANSLAFKLKGKWAADMGLYNFRRFKTGFGPQNTLIVPSTRKNLDHEVKNEHLYDVSPYIFKGRGADDYTKTILQHVKISSVMHYEHFKESIVKHLELQLRNSLQEDVEGSECPWIKSDNGTDLIGKHLDEAIKQINLGPLEEYAVSVWSLCLALWGDHEELEGREPTSHFAVMCRRNLLSEWLENTLTDKDLLTKNVSKHTYLDHLLELVMCHKVNEACDLAFRYDDANLALLLSQLSSGPTVRQLLEDQLAAWHKDEADKFIQLERLKLYMLVAGVALMDSGHGPINTLDGIEWTKVLAIQLWYLSSPTASITDALLAYEKSFKSEEFYSLPPTPCYIDKTSLNEKYALYDLRYHLLQLFSKRSHPLESLLNPATHTADPMDYRLSWLLLQTLEAIGYRHCSELSESQLHVGFASQLENYDLWEWAIFVLLHIKDRNQRELAVQNVLYRYVSVSKSVALSEKEKFVINNLGVPEKWIDYAKGVKAGATGNHHMQAKYLLKAKQWALAHEVIFQYIAPDAIINDNLDYLHNLLSQFEGAEANKTIKVPNWSNQGQIFLDFIDINEKFKSLKTLKTEADIEARWENLKPQLADLCSRINLLPCPTAKHRLCQSEIAQNLACLVRGVLLVCPVLNPCLIIKIALERLPLPQEFAQQELRALLDTLVDDLAKVNASENNEIMMVK; encoded by the exons atgtttggtgGAACTAAACCGACGTTCGGCACCACTACGGCGGGCACTGGTTTTGGTGGTTTCAGCAGCACAACCACCTCTTCACCTTTTGGACAATCTGCGTTTGGAAAGCCAGCCCCATCGGCCTTTGGAGCTGCTCCAACTTTTGgcacacaacaacaaacaccTTCATTATTTGGTGCAAATACAGCTCAAACACAGTCAACGGGCTTATTTGGCGCAGCAAACACTACTGCTTCAGCTTTCGGTGCCACTACAACTGCACAGCCTGGATTTGGAG GTTTTCAGCAAACAACACAAGGGGCTTCGATGTTTGGCTCTGCTCAACCTGCAGCCAATACAAGTTCCCTCTTTGGCCAATCCACCCCATCAGCATTTGGGTCCGCTGTTAAGCCTGGCACGTTGGGTGGCTTTGGTCAGACGGCTACACAACCAACAACTTCTTTGTTCGGCCAACAAGCAGCGGCCACAAGCACACCTGGCTTTGGTACTTTTGGACAGGCGCAGCCAACTACCAGCAATGTGTTTGGTAGTGGTACTACCATGATGATGGGCGCTAATGCGGGCACATCCATAGCAAAATATCAACCCACCATTGGCACAGATACGCTCATGAAAGGCGGTCAACCAAATACAGTGAACACCAAGCAGCATTGCATTACGGCCATGAAAGAGTACGAAGGCAAATCGTTGGAAGAGTTGCGTTTAGAAGATTATATGGCAAATCGCAAAGGTCCCCAAGCAGGCACGTCAGGTGCCAGTTCTGGCTTCTTTGGATCAACCACACAACCAACATCCACAGGTACAGGACTCTTCGGTGCAACAGCTCAACCAACCACTggactttttggccaaacagccacaacaacaacagaaaataaAGGTTTATTTGGCGCTAGTGCTTTCGGTCAGACTAATTCTGCATTCGGCGCAACCACGCAACAGAACAGCTTCTTGGGTAAACCTTTTGGTGCACCAGCTGCCACTGGTTTTGGGGCGGCAACAACAGACTCTTCCAATTTATTTGGTGCTAAGCCAGCTTTCGGCCAAACCCAACCCAGCTTGTTTGGACAAACCTCAACTGCAACCACCGCACCAGCGTTTGGACAAACTTCTACCGGTTTCGGTGGCTTTGGTACGGCAGCACCTGCTCAACAAACTTCGCTTTTTGGTGCACCAGCTGCTGATGCGAATAAACCTGCTTTTGGTCTAGGCACATCAACGGCCACCAATACTGGCTTTGGCGGTTTCGGTGCTGCAGCAACTAGCACTGCCGGCACTGGACTATTTGGTACCAAACCTGCTGCCACCGCCTTCGGTGCAGCGCCCCCCTTTGGTGCCACATCTCAAGCTAATACaggttttacaaatttttcgctCGGAAACCCAACCGGTGGACTATTCAATTCAACATTAAATAAACCTGCTACTTCGGGATTTGGTGCATTTGGCACACAGACATCTACAGCTCCACTGAATTTCAACTCTGGTTCTACTGCGCCTTCGCTGTTTGGCAATGCTTCGACTAAACCCGGAGGACTCTTTGGAACTTCACTCGGCCAAGGAACTACCAACCCAACTGGCGCTCTCTTTGGCGGTGGTGGGGCCAATGCGTTCGGTACTGGTACTACTCTTGGTGGTGCTTTCGGTTCGAGTACACTTGGAGGAGGCAATATGACACTTGGTGGTCTTGGTGGAGGTCAGCAGCAACAAGTAGCGCCGATTCATCAACAAATACTATCGAAAGTAACCTCACCGTACGGCGATAATCCTATATTCAAAGACCTGAAGCGTAGCGATGAAACAGATGCCACACGTGCAACAAATCCCGCAGCACAAAAAGCAATACTCGAATCAACTCTCACCCAATTTAAGGTATCCACCAGATCCAGCCCGAGCGTAGTGCGTGTGAAGCCAATCACAAGTGCATTGACTAAGAAATCACTTTTCGAAGGTCTTGAAGAATTCGATTCAAGTGTGGAGACTTTTAGTCTAAAACCAAATGCGAAGCGACTGATAATCAAACCCAAACCGGCTAATGCGGTTGTGGGCAGCAATGCAAACATCAGTCCTACTAGACAAACGGGATTGCAGGATTCCCTATCCAGCGGCGTGCAGCGCCAAGTGGGCGGTATGACACAATCTCCTACATCATCTGCGCTACGCAATGAATCATTCTCAGGCCAGATAATGCTGGATCCACCAACATCCCAAGGGGGCAAATCTGCTGCATATCCAGCTCTTCCGACAGCAGTACAGGATGGGCGAGAGAGTGACATTGGACGTCGAGAATCCTGGCTACATCCCAATAATGTAGAGAAGATGCGTCAACAAAACTTAAATAACAGCATCGATGGCGCCATGCCTCTTAACAGTACACTCTCCGAACTCGTACCACGCAAGCCCCTGGAGACTTATCGCTCAACAAGCACTGGTGCCACGGGCACACCAACCGGTCGTTCGCCTGCCCCCACATCGCTGGAGAATCCGTTTGACGAGCAAACAAGTCGCGACGTGTCACGTCGTGAACTGCCCGAAAGCCACGAGGAAAGCTTGTTCTCCAATCGTTCATACGGTGTTGACGAACGTTCAATAGTCGAAGAAACATCTGGAGTCCACGAAGAGCATCCCACCGGTATAACATTAAGACGAATTGG GTACTACACAATTCCCTCATTGGACGATTTGAAGTCGTATCTTGCCGAGGATGGTTCGTGTGTTGTGCCTAACTTTACCGTAGGACGTGAGGGCTATGGCAATGTTTATTTCGGAAAGGAAATGGATGTAGCTGGCTTAAACTTGGATGAAATAG TACACTTCCGTAATAAGGAAATTATCATCTATCCGGATGATGACAACAAACCACCCGTCGGGAGTGGTTTAAACCGCGAAGCTCAGGTAACATTGGATCAAGTTTGGCCACATGACAAAACCAGGCATGAACCAATTAAGGATCCGGTGCGGCTTGCCGACATGGATTGGGAAGGAAAACTGCGGCGAGTTTGCGACAAAAATGACACGCGTTTTATTGAATATCGTCCGGAGATGGGCAGTTGGGTATTCCGCGTGAAGCACTTCTCCAAATATGGACTGAATGACAGCGATGAAGAAGATGAGGCTGTGCCTACTGAcccgaaaaaagcaaaaatgggTGCGCCGGGCGCACCAGGTGGCACAGCAGTACCGGCTGGGCAAGGCGCAAAAGCCAAGACAACTACAACGGATAAAATAACAATGGCTTCGCTGAAGAATGCTCAGAAG ATCTCTGAGGATGCTGCTCGTGCGCTTGACCCTAAAAGTCTCACAGCCGGTGCTACGAATTTCTATCCCATGGATGAGTCTGCCGAATTTATGTTGATCGATAAGACAC aaTTCTTGCAAGCAAACGGCAATGATTTTTCCCTATACGAGCAACAACAAATTCCGCGCGTGACTAGTCCGACCGCTTTTTTAGCGCGTGAGGCAGGCACTGACGCTCACAAGTTGCAGTTGATGAAAGCTTCCTTTTTTGGAGATGATGATTTTGATAACAAATCAGTAGGCGCTCGTGATGAGGTGGAAAACAGCTGTGATTATAATCGCAATCAAAGTCGTCGTGCGGGTTTGTTCGGGAAAAAAATGCAAGACTTGCACGCTTCTACGCAGTCGTTGTGGAAGGAAGTTGGCCATGGTGGTGCACTTTCAGAGGCATCGAGTCAGTTGGATTTTGTTGTGCAGCCCTCACCTTTGCCGCCCTCTTCTTCGGCTTCTGTCATGAGCCTTATGCGCGAAATTGACACTGAG GCATCAACTCCGGGACTCGGTAGTGACTCGGCAGTGGTGGCACCACTCGTTAGAATACCAGAATTTTCCATAAAGCCAAAAATGGCCAGCATAAAAGTTATGGCCCATCAAGTGCCCATTGCAAACTCGCTGGCCTTCAAATTAAAGGGCAAATGGGCTGCAGATATGGGATTGTATAATTTTCGTCGTTTCAAAACTGGTTTCGGGCCGCAAAATACTCTAATCGTGCCGTCCACACGCAAGAATCTGGATCATGAAGTGAAAA ATGAGCACCTTTACGATGTATCGCCGTACATATTTAAAGGCCGAGGCGCCGATGATTACACTAAAACTATATTACAGCACGTGAAAATATCTTCCGTAATGCATTACGAGCATTTCAAGGAGAGTATTGTAAAACACTTGGAGCTGCAATTGCGAAACTCGTTGCAAGAAGACGTTGAGGGCAGTGAATGCCCTTGGATAAAATCGGATAATGGCACTGATTTGATTGGAAAGCATCTGGACGAAgccattaaacaaattaatctcGGACCTCTGGAGGAGTATGCGGTTTCGGTGTGGTCTCTTTGTCTGGCCTTGTGGGGCGATCATGAAGAACTTGAAGGCCGTGAGCCCACTTCACACTTTGCTGTGATGTGTCGCCGTAATTTGCTCTCCGAGTGGTTGGAGAATACGTTGACCGATAAAGATTTGCTAACAAAGAACGTGTCCAAGCACACTTATCTGGACCATTTGCTAGAGTTGGTGATGTGCCACAAAGTGAATGAAGCATGCGATTTGGCTTTTCGTTATGACGACGCAAATTTGGCATTATTGCTGTCACAGCTCTCATCGGGGCCCACAGTGCGCCAGCTGTTAGAAGATCAATTGGCCGCTTGGCACAAAGATGAAGCTGATAAATTCATACAATTGGAGCGTTTGAAGCTGTACATGTTGGTAGCCGGTGTTGCGCTAATGGACTCAGGCCACGGGCCCATTAATACCTTGGATGGCATTGAGTGGACAAAAGTGTTGGCC ATTCAATTGTGGTACCTCTCGTCGCCTACCGCCTCTATAACCGATGCGCTATTGgcttatgaaaaatcatttaagtCGGAGGAATTCTATTCCTTGCCACCCACACCCTGTTATATAGACAAAACCAGTCTGAATGAAAAGTATGCGCTCTACGACTTGCGCTATCATTTGCTGCAGTTGTTCTCGAAACGCAGTCACCCATTGGAGAGTTTGTTGAATCCGGCCACTCATACGGCTGATCCGATGGACTACCGCTTGAG TTGGTTACTTTTGCAAACATTGGAGGCCATCGGTTACCGCCACTGCTCAGAGTTAAGCGAAAGTCAATTGCATGTcggttttgctagtcaattggaGAATTACGATCTGTGGGAATGGGCCATATTCGTTTTGCTGCACATAAAAGACCGCAATCAGAGAGAATTAGCTGTGCAAAATGTGCTTTATCGCTATGTGAGCGTTTCAAAAAGTGTTGCTTTATCGGAAAAGGAGAAGTTTGTAATAAACAACTTGGGTGTACCGGAAAAATGGATTGATTATGCCAAAGGCGTGAAGGCGGGCGCCACTGGCAATCATCACATGCAAGCAAAATATCTGCTAAAAGCGAAACAATGGGCCTTGGCGCACGAAGtcattttccaatatattgCACCTGATGCGATTATCAATG ATAATCTGGACTATTTGCACAATCTGTTGAGCCAATTTGAAGGCGCCGAGGCAAACAAAACCATAAAAGTACCAAATTGGTCTAATCAGGGACAAATATTTTTAGACTTTATCGACATCAACGAAAAG TTCAAGAGTCTAAAAACGCTCAAGACGGAGGCGGATATAGAGGCGCGTTGGGAGAATTTGAAACCGCAATTGGCTGACCTATGTTCACGCATAAATCTGTTGCCCTGCCCCACGGCCAAGCACCGTCTGTGTCAAAGTGAAATAGCACAGAATTTGGCCTGCTTAGTGCGCGGCGTATTGCTCGTTTGTCCGGTGTTGAATCCGTGTTTGATTATAAAAATTGCATTGGAACGCCTGCCATTGCCTCAGGAATTTGCACAACAAGAGCTGCGTGCACTGCTCGATACGCTCGTCGATGACTTGGCGAAAGTGAATGCAagcgaaaataatgaaataatgatGGTCAAATGA